In the genome of Saccharothrix australiensis, one region contains:
- a CDS encoding SAP domain-containing protein, producing the protein MLVRYDGPHEAVEVPAAGLIVARGDTVEVPDALGARLVEQAGWTDPPAQPATPGYAAMQVAQLRAELDRHGLPTDGHRQALVARLSEHDAQAADVDGRDTDRSADR; encoded by the coding sequence GTGCTCGTCCGCTACGACGGCCCGCACGAGGCCGTGGAGGTACCCGCCGCCGGGCTGATCGTCGCGCGCGGCGACACCGTCGAGGTGCCCGACGCGCTCGGCGCGCGCCTGGTCGAACAGGCCGGGTGGACCGACCCGCCCGCGCAGCCCGCCACGCCCGGCTACGCGGCCATGCAGGTCGCGCAGCTGCGCGCCGAGTTGGACCGGCACGGGCTGCCCACCGACGGCCACCGCCAGGCCCTCGTCGCCCGCCTGTCCGAACACGACGCCCAGGCCGCCGACGTCGACGGCCGCGACACCGACAGGAGCGCCGACCGATGA
- a CDS encoding phage tail tube protein, translating into MTTPTGISARLMTAEQATYATGAVVDRGVEFRQESLKLEIARIASTALRGGTLIQRSDRWKAGRRAVTGDITMEVADRGFGRWFKHMLGGASTGQPDAVNSPTVYRHVFTPGTLPPGLTVQVGRPDAAGVVRPFTYTGCRVRQWTLEATVNELLTLTVALIGRDATTETPLAELTYPAGAELFSFIQGSLTVDSSAMPVRRFQMQGGNTLGDERYFLGSALRDRPEEIGLREITGTVEPEFTSLDVYHAFVAGSEAEMVLRFQGDVIEDALPYALEVTANVRYDGAEPNVDGPQQLLNPWPFAVVDNGTLSLEIAYQTTDTTP; encoded by the coding sequence ATGACCACTCCCACCGGGATCTCCGCGCGGCTGATGACCGCGGAGCAGGCGACCTACGCCACCGGCGCCGTGGTCGACCGCGGCGTCGAGTTCCGCCAGGAGAGCCTGAAGCTGGAAATCGCCCGGATCGCGTCGACCGCCCTGCGGGGCGGGACGCTCATCCAGCGCAGCGACCGGTGGAAGGCCGGTCGCCGGGCGGTGACCGGCGACATCACGATGGAGGTCGCCGACCGGGGTTTCGGCCGGTGGTTCAAGCACATGCTCGGCGGTGCGTCGACCGGTCAGCCGGACGCGGTGAACTCCCCGACGGTGTACCGGCACGTGTTCACGCCCGGCACCCTGCCGCCCGGTCTCACCGTCCAGGTCGGACGACCGGACGCCGCCGGTGTGGTGCGCCCGTTCACCTACACCGGCTGCCGAGTGCGGCAGTGGACGCTGGAGGCCACGGTCAACGAGCTGTTGACCCTCACCGTGGCGCTGATCGGCCGCGACGCCACCACCGAGACGCCGCTGGCCGAGCTGACCTACCCGGCCGGCGCGGAGCTGTTCTCGTTCATCCAGGGCTCGCTCACCGTGGACAGCTCGGCGATGCCGGTGCGCCGGTTCCAGATGCAGGGCGGCAACACCCTGGGCGACGAGCGGTACTTCCTGGGGAGCGCGCTGCGCGACCGGCCCGAGGAGATCGGGCTGCGGGAGATCACCGGCACGGTGGAGCCGGAGTTCACCTCGTTGGACGTCTACCACGCGTTCGTCGCGGGAAGCGAGGCGGAGATGGTGCTGAGGTTCCAGGGTGACGTGATCGAGGACGCCCTGCCCTACGCGCTGGAGGTCACCGCGAACGTCCGCTACGACGGCGCCGAGCCCAACGTCGACGGGCCCCAGCAGCTGCTCAACCCGTGGCCCTTCGCGGTGGTCGACAACGGCACGCTGTCGCTGGAGATCGCCTACCAGACCACCGACACCACGCCGTAG
- a CDS encoding phage distal tail protein — MPEVVEWIDPDGLVTALDCDWDVTGRGLPPPRLDETGLPQQPGRLLRAVSDDVRDHTWTLWLTGTSEADLWIRQRALLTAMDPERGDGLLRVTTPVGDQRELVCRAIDGLHLVERLGSTSGPEVQQYTVTFRSHRPYWRDVADTTAGPWTPGSDPGGFFPFFPIRLVSSEVFADVSIDNVGDVPSWPVWTITGPGHGLTLRNLTTGRVLSLPSAALAAGQTLTIDTRPRRKSIRVGTANWFGEITTTSSLWSLAKGINVIRVELGAAAVDSSSVSLAYRREYKVV; from the coding sequence ATGCCCGAGGTCGTGGAGTGGATCGACCCTGACGGCCTGGTGACGGCCCTGGACTGCGACTGGGACGTCACCGGCCGCGGACTGCCGCCGCCCCGGCTGGACGAGACCGGGCTGCCCCAGCAACCCGGCCGGCTGCTGCGGGCCGTGTCCGACGACGTCCGCGACCACACCTGGACGCTGTGGCTGACCGGCACCAGCGAGGCCGACCTGTGGATTCGGCAGCGGGCCCTGCTGACCGCGATGGACCCCGAACGCGGGGACGGACTGCTGCGCGTCACCACCCCGGTCGGCGATCAGCGCGAGCTGGTGTGTCGGGCGATCGACGGGCTGCACCTGGTCGAACGGCTCGGGTCCACCAGCGGCCCGGAGGTCCAGCAGTACACGGTGACGTTCCGGTCGCACCGGCCCTACTGGCGCGACGTCGCCGACACCACCGCGGGCCCCTGGACGCCCGGCTCCGATCCGGGCGGGTTCTTCCCGTTCTTCCCGATCCGGCTGGTCAGCTCGGAAGTGTTCGCCGACGTGTCGATCGACAACGTCGGCGACGTCCCGTCGTGGCCTGTGTGGACGATCACCGGACCGGGACACGGCCTGACACTGCGGAACCTGACCACCGGCCGGGTCCTGTCGCTGCCCTCGGCCGCGCTCGCGGCGGGGCAGACGCTGACCATCGACACCCGGCCCCGGCGCAAGAGCATCCGGGTGGGCACCGCCAACTGGTTCGGCGAGATCACCACGACCAGCAGCCTGTGGTCGCTGGCCAAGGGGATCAACGTCATCCGGGTCGAGCTGGGCGCCGCCGCCGTCGACAGCTCCTCGGTGAGCCTGGCCTACCGACGCGAATACAAGGTGGTGTGA
- a CDS encoding siphovirus ReqiPepy6 Gp37-like family protein, whose translation MSDEWKVYVRTPALRREAEVDDYAQLDTYTRHRDVGTWAMEIDGRSPNAGLLVRPGWGIEVVRNGATVFSGPMRRPERQVDETGNAVRITGWDDMVWLRHRLVHPEPTTPAPPYSTSDYDVRTGHCSAVLLYYVNRNAASGALSPRRVPGLQIAADPVAGTTVTGRGRWQQLLPFLQDLAIAGGDIGFRVRQDGAALVFEVFRPRDLSSRIKLSTELGTLARYEYAISQPAANFFVVGGSGEGTARTVREGQDAASIAAGWPRIERWVDRRDTSDTGVLDQEIRAQVLSEAGEVSLGITPVDLEHMTYLTDYGVGDTVSTVVDEITLTEVIREARVQLRPDGVTIAPSIGTPSSTHAHLLRAFRALHDLDGRLSKLERR comes from the coding sequence GTGAGCGACGAGTGGAAGGTCTACGTCCGCACGCCCGCGCTGCGCCGCGAGGCCGAGGTCGACGACTACGCGCAGCTGGACACCTACACGCGCCACCGCGACGTCGGCACCTGGGCGATGGAGATCGACGGCCGCTCACCCAACGCCGGGCTGCTGGTGCGGCCCGGCTGGGGGATCGAGGTCGTCCGCAACGGTGCCACGGTGTTCTCCGGACCGATGCGCCGGCCGGAACGACAGGTCGACGAGACCGGGAACGCGGTACGCATCACCGGGTGGGACGACATGGTCTGGTTGCGCCACCGCCTGGTGCACCCCGAGCCCACCACGCCCGCCCCGCCGTACTCGACCAGCGACTACGACGTGCGCACCGGCCACTGCTCGGCCGTGCTGCTCTACTACGTCAACCGCAACGCCGCCAGCGGCGCGTTGTCGCCCCGCCGCGTACCCGGCTTGCAGATCGCCGCCGACCCGGTGGCCGGTACCACGGTCACCGGCCGCGGCCGGTGGCAGCAGTTGCTGCCGTTCCTCCAGGATCTGGCGATCGCCGGCGGGGACATCGGGTTCCGCGTCCGGCAGGACGGCGCAGCCCTGGTCTTCGAGGTGTTCCGGCCCAGGGACCTGTCGTCCCGGATCAAGCTGTCCACCGAGCTGGGCACGCTCGCCAGGTACGAGTACGCGATTTCCCAGCCGGCCGCGAACTTCTTCGTCGTGGGCGGCAGCGGAGAGGGCACCGCCCGCACCGTCCGCGAGGGCCAGGACGCCGCGTCCATCGCCGCCGGCTGGCCGCGCATCGAGCGATGGGTGGACCGGCGCGACACCTCCGACACCGGTGTGCTCGACCAGGAGATCCGCGCGCAGGTGCTGTCCGAGGCGGGCGAGGTGTCCCTGGGCATCACCCCGGTCGACCTGGAGCACATGACCTACCTCACCGACTACGGCGTCGGCGACACCGTGTCCACGGTGGTCGACGAGATCACCCTGACCGAGGTCATCCGCGAGGCGCGCGTCCAGCTGCGCCCCGACGGGGTGACCATCGCGCCGTCGATCGGCACTCCCTCCTCCACCCATGCCCACCTGCTGCGCGCGTTCCGCGCGCTGCACGACCTCGACGGACGGCTGTCCAAACTGGAACGGAGGTGA